The Altererythrobacter sp. H2 genomic sequence GGCAAGCATGCCCGGTAGTTCGAGATCGATCACCAGTTCGGTGTCACCGATGTCAATGCCGCCGGTCAGTTTCTGACCCATGGCGCTGATCGTCATCGCCATGCGGTCCTCGCTCGGCCAGCTGGTCTCGACCTCGGCCATGCCGCCGGGCACATGGTCGGCGATTTCATGGCTGCGGCTCTTCAGCCGTTCGCGCACCACCGCGCGGTCGAGTTCGTGGGGGATCGCAACGCGCATGGTCAGGATTCCTTGGAGGTCTGTTCGTTCTCGCCGTAGCGATATTCGAGGTAACGGGTCTTGATCGCCAGATCGTCGAGCGAACCTTCGGCCAGTTGCCGGGTGACATGGTCGATCTCGCGGCTGATCCGGGTCAGGCTTTCGGTCAGCTGCTCGTCCGGCGTAGCCCCGGCGCGCTTTTCCTGGCGCAGGTTCTGCGGGATGCGGCGATAGGCGTCGATTGTCTCCGGCAGAACATCGCCGACCAGCTTGCGGACCTCCTGCGCGGCCGGATGCTGCTGGTCGATCGCTTCGAGCTGGAGGCCGAGCGCGTCGAGCTGCACCCCCATGTCCTCCACCACTTTGACCGCCGGGGCGGGCAGGGCGGGGCGCTGATGCTCCAGCCAGATCTCCGTTCGGCCGACCATGGTGCGTACATCGCCTTTGGTCAGATCAGCGCGTTTGGGCACTTTGACTTTGGGAAAGCTGGAGAACAGCGCGGTCGCGACAATCGCCGCCACCAGAACCGACATAACCCCAAAGAACCCGATCCCGTCAAACATTGCCCCGGCAATCCCTGCCGCAACCAGGATCGTGAACAGCGCGATGACGATGTTGCGAATGCGCAAGGTCCAGTTGGCGCGCTTGATCGCCTGCGAGCCTTGCCCGATCGAACTGCTGCGCCGGTGCCGACCGCCCGCGCGGTTGTCGTCGCGAAGGCGGCGCGCGTCTTCCAGTACCCGGTCGCTCTGGCGGGTGAGGTCGTTCACCTCAGCCCTCCACCGTCAGCAGGCTGGATTCGCTGACCTGCTTCTGGGCCTGGGCCTGCCCTTCGGCGCGGGCGATATAGCCCTTCGACTTTTCGACTTCGGCGGTCAGCGTGACAACGGTCTGCTTCATGCTGTCGAGAGCGCGCAATTTGAACGAGTCCACCTCGTCCATCGTGTCGTAGATATTCTGGAAGGCGCGCTGCAACGTCTCCAGCGGGATCGTGCTGCTGGCGGCTTGTTCGTGGATCTTGCCGGTCTGCTCGCGCAGCATGGTGCTGGTGCTGTCGA encodes the following:
- a CDS encoding polyhydroxyalkanoic acid system family protein, whose protein sequence is MRVAIPHELDRAVVRERLKSRSHEIADHVPGGMAEVETSWPSEDRMAMTISAMGQKLTGGIDIGDTELVIDLELPGMLAFMEPMISGAIRQQGQKLIAKG